The Tursiops truncatus isolate mTurTru1 chromosome 20, mTurTru1.mat.Y, whole genome shotgun sequence DNA window TGAGTCTGGGTGTCCCGCTCCCCACGCTGCTGCAGGAGAAGGTCGCACATGTGAGCAACCCCCCGCCCTCCATACCTTCATCAACCCCCAGGCACCCGGCCCCAGCCTAAGAGCAACAGAGGCAGACTCCAGGAGGACAAGGCCCACCAGGGCCAGGAGTGGTCAGGGATCCTAGGGCAAGTTCCAAGGGGCACAGAGCCATCATTACCTCGGCAATTTCCGGGGTGGACTCGGCCTTGCTGACATAGCTCAGCACGTGAGACCAATTCTGCAAGTAGACGCTGACCTGGTGGGCAGGTGGAATGCACTCAGCCTGGGGCGCCCCCTCTTGGTCCACGGGCATTGCTGCCCTATGCCCCCCTCCCATGCCACCCACCCCAGGGCCCACCTTGATGACGTTGAGGCACATGTTAATGACGTGCTTGGCGCTGGTGCAGTAGTCCCGGGCCCGGGAGTAACACTTGAGGGCGTTGCTAAGGTCGCCACAGTCCAGATAGTGGTCACCCAGGTCATCATGGCCACGCCTGTGGGTCCGGCCGCAAGTGGACACCGGTCAGTCCATGGGCCTGGCtgcccaacccccccaccccaagggtGCACCTGATGCTCCCTCTGATGGagcctgccccccagccccctgggcaCACCTGATGCTCTCCTTGATAGAATTGCCCTTGTAGTTCTTCAGATCTGTGTCTAGCTTCTCCAGCTTCAGCAAGGCCTTCTTCCGCGTGGCCTCCACCCAGGCTGTGTCCAAGGGTGGGGGCTCCACACCACTCTCAGGGATGGCGTCCGGTGCATTCTGCAGCTCCCTGAGGGAGGACCTGGCCATTAGGGGCCCGTGTGCAGGGGGGCAGCTGCCTCCCATTGGCCCTCATTCCCACTGGGAGGGCGCCCAGTTGGCACAGGGGCAGTTGTGACAGCAGGAGCCCGCAGCCTGGCGGGAGAGCCCAGCGAGAAATAAGTCACACAGCCGTGCTGAGAAGCAAAAAGCACGTTGCAGTCTCCACAGGCTCTGCTCAGTGTTGGAACTGCACACGCATGCAAATGTGGAGAGCGCCTGAATTCTCAGCGAGGAGAGTGAGAGTCTAGCCCGTTGGGTCGTTTCTGCCCCTCCCGGCTTTTCAACAAGAAAGCCAGATCACTGTGTCATGGGGCCAGGCACTGCAGGAGCATAGGGAAGGCCCTTGCCCAGGCTGGCCATATAGCATACGCAACCCCTGCCCCACCTCATTGAGCCCTGGCCTCACCTGGCAGCCTCCAGGAGCTTGCGGTGGATCTCCTCGTACATGTCCACGTTGAAGGTCCTCTGCACGAAGGACAGGGCCATCTTCAGGGCCTCCACCCGCAGCGGGGGGCAGTGGTCAGCAATGAACTGCAGTCGTTCGATGCGCATCAGGCCACTGTAGCTGGCCGCGTACTGCTCCAgatcctgggggcaggggtggattGTGCAAGCTGGGACCCTAGACCTCAAACCCCAGCCAGTGAGTCAGGAGTAGTGGCATGTGGGCACCAAATAAACCACTGTCCAGGGGCTGACGAAAGGCCACTCGGGATGGGCCAGTGCAAGGCCCTCTGGAGTCAATCTCTGCCCTGCGGGGGTGAACGGCCAGAGCCACGTGGGCAGCCAGTCACCAAGCTGAGCAGTGAGGAGACAGTGCTTCCCAGGCTGGGTCCCAAGGAAGACCTGCCCTCGCAGTGAGACTCGACCTGCAggggggcctggcacacagggctCCTCCGTGTGGGGGAGAAGCAGGTGCAGGGTCTGGAAACGACTAGCAACCCATTATAAGTGCCCAACTAGAAACCCTAAAAGTTTCTGAGTCACAAAAAGATGCGGTGGAAGTGGGGAGTCTGGCCTGGACCTCCCAGCAGGACTGACACCCCCATGCAGTCCCCGACGCTCCAGGAGTGCCCGCCAGGCTCCGTACCAGGGTGGGGTTCTCCACAACGTAGTTGACATCGGGCGCGTTCTGCGGGTCCTCCTGGGGGTCCACGTCAATCTGCATAGGCTCCACGGCTCCCTGCAACACGGGCCAGCACCTTGGCACCTCGAGCAGGGGACGCCCAGGGAGGGCGAGTGACCCTCACTGTGTCCCAGCTCAGCTCTGCCCTCCATCTCCCGGGTGGGTGGGATCCTGTCCCCCgagcccctccccactgcccgcCAAGTCCAGCGCCGCCACATCAGGGAGGGGGCTCCTAGCAAGACCGTTGGCTCAAGAGCAGAACGCTCAGCCCGATCGTGATGGCCCATCTGTGGGGCGGGAACCAGAGCCGAAAGACCACTACCCAGGGACCCCAGAGGGTCCCTACGTGCTCCCAGCCACCGTCCTGACGCAGCCTCCTCCGAGCCATAGGGAAAACACGGGCGGCCTCGACCCAGGCGCGGCTGAGCAGCCGGAGCCGCAGCGCCGGGCGAGTACCGCTGATGGACCGGGAGGCGGGAGGGGGGCGCCCGGGCGCCCTGCGCGGCCCGGCGGGCGTGCGGGCTGGTCCCGGCCCCTATCCTGGAAGGTACCTCATAAAGCAGCGTACAGGCCGACAGGCTGGCGCTCAGGCTGAAGTCCCCGGCCGTGCCCGGCAGGAAGAGCTCTGACCTACCGCTGGGAGGGGCGCAGTGCACATCTGCCACTGACGACGCGGCCGCGCGGGGGGCCGGGCCACCCCGCATTCTGTCCTGACTCTCTGCACCCCCCGACCCTGACACAGAGCTGGCTGGCTGCTGAAGGAGAGAGAGCGTTAGCGCGCCGGGCCTGCCGGGCTGCCGGGGCCGACGGGCGGGACGCTGCGGCCGGAGCCCGGGCGCAGGGAGAACGCCGCGCGGGGGGTTGCGCACGGCCGGCcccgctcaggcccagcggcggGAGCGCGGGGGGGCCGCCGGCCGCGGCTCGTTACCTGCAAGTTAAACACCTGAACCGGCAGCGGCATCTTCGCCCACCCCGCCGCGGCGCGCCGTTCACTTCCGGGGCAGCGCAGCCGCCGCTTCCGGGTCGTGGCATGGGCGGGGCGGCTCTTAAAGGGGCCGCGGCGCTCCTGGCCGGGCGGTGACCGCGGGTCCCGCGGCCGCATGAGCCGCGCGCGGGGGGCGCTGTGCCGGGCCTGCCTCGCGCTGGCCGCGGCCCTGGccgcgctgctgctgctgccactgccgcTACCCCGCGCGCCCGCGCCGGCCCCGACCCgggccccggcccccggccccggcccaCACGCTCCCCCTGCCCGTCCCGCCACCGCCCCCCGCCTGCGGCCCGACGACGTCTTCATCGCGGTCAAGACCACCCGGAAGAACCACGGGCCGCGCCTGGGTCTGCTGCTGCGCACCTGGATCTCCCGGGCCCGACGGCAGGTGGGCCCCGTCCCGAGACCCCGCGGACCCCGCCCCCGGCACCCTCCCATGCCCCGAGATCCCAGCTCCCCGGATTCCTGACCTTGGGACCCCGGGCCCGGGACCTCCCCCATCCCTAGTCCCGGCACAGCCGCCCCCCGGAATCCGCCCTCAGGACCTCCACCGCCGGGATCCTCCACCCGGGACTCCTACCCCGGCATCCTTGCCTTGGGACCCCGCGCCCTCATCCCCAAACTGGCAACCCCGCCCTGGACCCCACCCAGGATAACCACCCCAGGACCCCTTACCCACCGCTGTGTCCCTAGCATGGCAGTCAGGCCGCAAGCCTGAGTATACAGAGACCCAGGACCCTCAGTGCCCACCCTTTCCTGTCCGTTCTCGGGCTCCAGGCTTGGGTGGGTTTTCCCAGCTGACACTGGGCTGAGGCCACAGAAACTCCTCCAGCAAGAGCAAGCCTGGCCCCAGCAGCACTGGGGATGCTGAGAGTACTAGCAGGCTGTCACTGGGACACCGCCCTCCCTTCTCCTGGACCCCATCCCTTCCAAGCCCACCCTTGCCTCTCCAGCTTCATCCTTGCTCACAGGGCCAAGGCCCTGCCAGACCCAGAGTCCCTGGGAGGTGCCTCTTGAAACCTCACAGGTTATTTCTCTATAGACGTTCATCTTTACCGACGGGGATGACCCTGAGCTACAGCTCCAGGAAGGTGAgtgccctccccagcccagccctgctggcGTGTCTGAGGGCCTCCTTCTCAGCTATCCCTTGGTTCAGTGCCACATGGACCCCTGCTGTGTATAaaggcccggggtggggggtgggggtgttaAGGCACCtgcccaaggctacacagctGGTAGAGAACAGAGCCTGGAGTCCAGGGCCCCACCCTACCAGCCATGCTCTGCCTCCCTCAGCCACTGGCTGACTTCCCAGTGCCTCTGGCTGGAGTCATGTCCCCTGAAGATGGGCCAGCAGGGAACCATCCTTTCCAGTCCTGCCCAGAGCAGTGTGGTCCCACCCCAGTCCTATTTCCTGGTGGGTTTTCTCCCATGAGATTCCAAGTGGTCGTCATCTGCCCAGACCTCGGAGGGCAGCAACAGGATCAGCTGAAGGAGGTCAAGACAGAGCTGTGATTGGGTCCGACTTCCGGACCTTGAACAGGACAGGCCCTGTGCCGACCAGCTAGCCGCATTTTGCCCGACTTCAGTGGGGTGGGCTGGCAGcaggcctcaccccagccctCATGCTTCCATCTCTCCAATGGGCAGGCAGCCATGTCGTCAACACCAACTGCTCAGCCGTGCACACACGCCAGGCTCTGTGCTGCAAGATGTCAGTGGAATATGACAAGTTCATTGAGTCTGGACGCAAGTATGTGGTGGCCACGCCCATGCCCCCTGGAGACCCCAGGGCTGAGTGAGAGTCCGGGCCCCCACCTGGGCCAGGggctcccccccccaccccctgggccCCGCTCACTCTAGAGACTGCACGTTCCCAGGTGGTTCTGCCATGTGGACGATGACAACTACGTAAACCCCGAAGGcctgctgcagctgctggccACCTTCTCACCCAGCCAAGACGTCTACCTGGGGCGGCCCAGCCTGGACCACCCCATCGAGGCTACCGAGAGGGTCCAAGGAGGTGGAACCGTGAGTgctggggccggggaggggcCGCTGAGAACATGGAGACCCTAGCAGGGAAGGGCTGGGACAGGTGCCCGATCCACCCAGATGCAGTGTTTCAGGAACTGGGGTAAGTGAGGGGGGGCTGCGGGAGGGGCTGGGACCACAGGCAACTGGGCTGTGGAAACCCCGGTGTCCTTGTGCCCTGGGAAGCTTCTGCCAATTGACCAGGGAGTCATTAAGGAGCAGCTTGGGGACGACCCTTGGAGTGCCCAGACGAAGAGTTGGGGTGAAGAGACCTGATCGGTGGCTCCCTTCCCTTCAGGTAACCACGGTCAAGTTCTGGTTTGCTACCGGAGGGGCCGGGTTCTGCTTGAGCAGAGGCCTTGCACTCAAGATGAGCCCATGGGCCAGGTGAGTGAAGGCCAGGCAGGCGCTGGCTGCCGCAGATGgagctgcccagggctggggaggaacTGACCTGTCCCCGCTCCGCTCCCCAGCCTGGGCAGTTTCATGAGCACAGCCGAGCGGGTGCGGCTGCCGGACGACTGCACGGTGGGCTACATTGTGGAGGGGCTGCTGGGCGCCCGCCTGTTGCACAGCTCGCTGTTCCACTCCCACCTGGAGAGCCTGCAGAGGCTGCCGCCCGACACCCTGCTCCAGCAGGTAGGCGCGCTGGGCCCCTGCTGCCTCCGCAGGTGTCCCTGCCTCgggcccctgcccccacctggcTCCCCAGCACCCAGATGGGCTCCCGGCTGAACAAGGGCTCAGGGCGGGGGTAGGTTCCAGCGCTGCGGCAACTTTGCCGTGGACCCTGGACCCTGGCTGCTGTGGCCCAGGGTCCTGGCTGTACGGGGCTCCCAGGCTCATACAGGGGCTCTTTTGTAAAGAACAGCTGCTGCGCCTTCCCAGGTGGGTGGGCCCAGGGCACCCGGGCCATGGGCAGTGGTTCAGGTGTGACAGGAGTCACAGACCTGGCCCAGGGAGGGGGAATCAGCTTTgggcagggggttggggaccTCTCGCCCCTACACATGCACCAGCCACCTCCCTGAGGTGTCTTCTGTGCTGGCCACGCCTCTCAGCCCCCATCACTCTTCAGTGCTCTTCCTGAGCCTGCCCTGAGAGCGCTGAGTGGGGGGCGCTAGGAAACCAGGAGGCCGAGTGGTATCTCCTGtgaaggatggggtgggaggcaCTGGCCCGGAGAGtgactcttcctcctcctctctcccaggtCACCTTGAGCTACGGGGGTCCTGAGAACCCACATAATGTGGTGAACGTGGCCGGAGGCTTCAGCCTGCAGCAGGACCCCACGCGGTGAGCCGGCAGTGGGGAGGAGTGCTGGGGCCAGCCCACCCGTCTTGCAGCCTGACTCCCACTTCCCTCCCAGGTTTAAGTCCGTCCACTGCCTTCTTTACCCGGACACGGACTGGTGTCCTGAGCAGAAGCAGAGTGACGTCGCCTCTCGGTGAACCTCGACGTCGACCCAAATATGCCTCTGGCTCTGCCCCAGGTGCAAGTGGACGACGCCTGCCTGAGGGAGCAAGAACAGTGCTGTTCCCTCCTGGGCTCCAGGCGGCCACGGTCACGGTCTCATCCAGGGAGATAAGGGCGCCCAGCAAATACTCCAGCTGGCTTGGAGGCCTCCCCACAGCCCCGGGCAGGCCCGGGTGACCTGGCACTGTGGGAGAGGAGGACAGCGCTGTGTGCCTGCCCAGGGGCCCAGCCCCAGCTCTCACAGGAAGGGTCTCACCCTAGGGTCCGGGGACCTGGGAGGGGGCTGACATCTGACTCCCAGGGCTCCGTCCTGCTCCCCTCACCTGTTGGAGAGGGGACTCCAGGCCAGAGTTGTGTGTGAGATGCTGCAGCTTAGCAAAGGTGACTACAGATGCTTCACCCTCTGTTCTCTTGAGAAGCCGCCCTCCCCACACCAGGCTTTGGAGCCCAGACAGGGCCTCTCTGTTCCCGAGGGGAGCCGCACTCAAGGATGCAGGCCCTCTGGCTGGCTGTGCTCTTGGGCACAGCTTACTGCTAGCCAGGGCATCTCCATTCAGCGGCCACCTTCTTGGGGGCCATCGGCCAAGGGGTTCTTACTGAGGGAACTTGAACTTTTCTCCACTCTGACTCATTGCTCAGTACTGgtcctcccttcctccaccctggGCCCCAAGTCCATGAAACAGCAGGAGCCTTTTGTGTGAGGCCCTCTCTGCAGTGAGGCATCCCCATCCCACCAGCTGACCCACCTTGACCTTGACGGTGCCTTTCCATGGGAGGAGGAAACAGAACAAGGGGAGCCAGCGCTTGCCTTCTGGTCTCTCGCTCTGCTATTGCAACGAGTGAATAAAGCCTTGATTGTTACTCTGTCATTGTCTTAATTAACCAGTGGCACCTGGCAGCTCAGCTCCGGCTAGGGCCACACAGCATCCAGCTCCTCCCCCTGAAGGCTCTGCCCCAGACCAGCTCCACGCCAGGCAGATCTGCGTTCCTTACCGCACTGCCAGTGCAGCCAAGCCTTAAGCTGCCCACTGGGCTCTTCAGTGTGAGTTGAAGAGTATgtgacggggggcgggggggcctgCAGGGAATGATGGAAACATGACAGAACTTGCCCCAGGAGGCAGACCGCCTGAGTGCCAGGCTTGCTTTTTCAGCACGCTGTGGAAGtagcgtgtgtgcgtgcgcagaCGTGTACGTGTGTATGTGCATGGGTGAGCacatgtgtgcgtgcgtgtatgTGGGAATTGCTGTGTAAACGTATGCATGTGGGTACGAACGTGTGTGGCTGTGTACGTgtgggcaggtgtgtgtgtgtgtgtgtgtgtgtgtgtgtgtgtgtagggcagGCCAGCAATACCCAGTAAGCAGGTTGGACTCAGCATGGGCTGAGTGGTCAGACCGAGGTCCCTTGGAGAGGGGTTTATGGCAGGTCACTGGGAACTGTCCGTGCTCAGCAGTCACCTCCCCTCACATTCCCAGATGTGAATGTGTAACAGCCCCCGAGACCTAGACACACACTGAGCCTCCCAGACCGCAGCCCATTGGGGCATCCACACAGCACAGACCCAGGACAGCATCAGTTGGACCaaattgcccctcccccagctggagCCGCGTCAGGTCTGGATCTCCAGGCTCGACCACCTCGGAGGCACAGACTCCTCCCTCACCAGGTGCAGAGAAATAGTCACCCCCAGCCCTCCAGCACCCTCTAAGGGGAGGTGGGACTGGCTAGCACCCTGAGGCTGCATGATCTGCCCAAGTGGGCGGTCCATTTATTGTTCAGAGAGAAAAAAGCCTGGAAGGAAACACACCAAAATGTTTATGTGATTGTCCCTGAAAAGtgcaaaaattgataaaaatgtttttttctcttcccactttttgttattttacaaataacaaaatatgTCGTATAGTAGACATAATAGATGTATAATCAaagttaaaattttgttaattaaGGTTCAAAATTAAATTGTGTGTACTTGGCCCTccatctaacttttttttttttttttttttttgcagtacgcgggcctctcactgttgtggcctctcccgttgaggagcacaggttccgaacgtgcaggctcagtggccatggctcacgggcccagccgctccgcggcatgtgggatcctcccagaccggggcacgaacccgtgtcccctgcattgacaggcggactctcaaccactgcgccaccagggaagcacctccATCTAACATTTTTTTGGACAACTATTTACTCAGCATCAGTCCATCCCATGTAAttgcatgccaggcactgagcaagCCCAGAGGAATGGTGACCTGCAAAATGGACCAgctccccagggctggggagagtTGAGGTGTATGGGGCATAACCACTGATGGGTATGGGCTTACTTTGAGGGGATGAAAAGTCAATCCTCGTTATTTTCAGACTCTGTGTTTCCAAATTCACCCACATGATAAAActtatttgtaaccccaaaatcGACACCTACTCTCCTGGTCATTCTCAGACACGCAAACAACGGTGAAAAAAATTGAGTTGCCAGACGTGCCCATCCCCAGCTGAGGCTTAACTAGGTGAGGCTTGGCCCCAGAGACTCCGAGAACATGGAAACAGTAGGGGGCAGTGCAGAGTAAAGCAAGAAACCCAGTGGGAATTAACTTCACTCTgaattagattatggtgatggttacacaattctgtgaatgtaataaaaaaaaaaaaactagtgaatTATACACTTCAAAACTGTACACTTTTTGATGTGTGAGTGAtgtctcaataaagatgttatttaaaaagtagccaagatgaaattaaaaattgaaatagccctatatttattacataatttGAATTGAACAAAAACATTCCCATAAAGAAATCTCCAGGATCAGACggtttcattggtgaattctatcaaacatgtagggAAAGAATAACATCAATCTTACACAcagtcttccagaaaatagatGAGGACATTTTCCAATTcgttttatgaggccagcattactctggtACCAAAATCAGCAAACACATTACCGAAAAAACTGACCAGCTGAATCTAAACTTTATATGGAAATGCTAAACACATAGAATATAAAAAGcaaccttggggcttccctggtggcgcagtggttgagagtccgcctgccaatgcaggggacacaggtacatgccccggtccgggaagatcccacatgacgtggaacggctacgcccgtgagccatggccgctgagcctgcgtgtcccgagcctgttgctctgcaacgggagaggccacaacagtgagaggcccacgtaccgcaaaaccaaacaaacgaaaagcaaccttgaaaaagaacaaagttgaaggacttacACAGCCTGACTTCAAGACCTACTATGAAGTGCCGGAAAATTAatctgtagggacttccctggtggcgcagtggttaagaacccgcctgccagtgcaggggacacgggtttgagccctggtccagggagatcccacatgccatggagcaaccaagcccatgcgccgtaactactgagcctgcactctagagcccaagagccacaaccactgagccttcgtgccacaactactgaagcccacgatcCTAGAACCcctgctccgcagcaagagaagccagtgcaaggAGAAGCCCCCCCACATCAcagcaaagagtagtccctgctcaccacaactagagaaagcccgtgtgcagcaacaaaggcccaaggcagccaaaaatttttttaatattaaaaaaaattaaaaatctaagtcgatctaagaaagaaatgcaaatttttatttgaaccaaatttgaggattataacccaggaagagcatctcagaaagctctgagaactgttccacccattagaagtcaaggcacagttatgTAAGTTTTAAGACAGAAGGCTGTACATCAAATGACGTATTATAGACAATTTACATGATCCAGATCTAAGTGTCATCCTGGTGGGTCACGTGACCCCATACAAGATCAGGAAGAAATGctatccctgggcttccctggtggcacagtggttaagaatccgcctgccagtgcaggggacacgggtttgagccctggtttgggaagatcccatgtgccgcggagcaactaagcccgtgagccacaactactgagcctgcactctaaagctcgtaaaccacaactactgaagcccacgcacctagagtccgtgctctgcaacaagagaagccactgcaatgagaagcccgcacattgcaacgaatagtagcccccactcgtcacaactagagaaagcccacgtgtggcaacaaagacccaacacagccaaaagtaaattaaattaattttagaaaacattaaaaaaatgctatCCCTAAGGAGCTGTCTTGTTGATGATGGGAGAATGTTGGTCTTTACAGTTGAGCAGGTATTCCTGCTGATGGGGTAGGTTTGCCTGATGCCTAATGCAGACACACAATGCACAGTGAGGGGAGAAGCGAGGTCAAAGAGCAGAGAAGATTTTTTGTTTGAATAtctcttgtcttgccataaaaataTGACTTTCATTTCACAAAACTACAGTATGGGGGCTGTGATGCTGGCACTGGGACCAACAGATGGATCCGTGGGACACACAGCAGAGCCCAGCCACAGATACACGCTTCTACTATCATAGAGTTCCCAACAGTGTCACCAGAGCAATTCAAGGGggaaaagtcttttcaacaaatgaggCCAGAATTAGtttactaattaattttttatatttaaaaaaaaaaaaaagaagccaaccTGGAGAATGTATGTCAGGATGCGCTAGGCTGTGCTGCAGAAACCACTAAGCCCTGGAAGCGTATTTGTTCACATCACACTGTGACCTGCATGGGTGGTGAGTCAGGAGCTCAGGCTGCTTATATCCCTGGGGCCCAGCATCCTTGGATCGTCCAGGTGAAATGGAGGAGAAAGCGGGATGAATGCATACTAGATACACACCATCTGAGCCCAGTAGGGATGTTAATTTCCCATATGTCACTGGCTTGAAGAAGTCACATGGCCACCATAACAGCCAGGGAAGCTGGAACAGGTAAAGAGCGCTGTGGCATCGATGTTACTGAATGCAAATTCATGTGCCCGATGAGTGAGGCCAAACGTACCGAAACATCGGAgattggagcagagaaaggttgattgcagggccaagcaaggagaacaagAAAGGGTAGTTCATGCTCAAAAAAACCTGAACTCCCCGATGGTTTTCTGGGAGAAGATTTTAATAGGTGAAATTTGGGGTGAAGGCTGCAGGGTGTGACTTACTTCTGATTGTTTGGTGGTGAGGTAGCAGGGCGGTGTTCTAGGATCTTGGCTCAGCCTGAGGTTACAATCCTCTAACTCGGTGGGGGCCTTAGCtcctgcagaagagctcaaagatattgttacctctattccttgaggaggagccaggaccctgccccaaggctgcactattgtttcgtgactgctcctcctttgtttctgcatcccctcccttccctgattagcaactctttgaatctgccctttggaactcagggaaggccaaGGAGGCTGAAGGAAACCTATTTCCTACAAAAAGAAACAGGGGACAGGGAAAGGATTTGTACTCAGCAGGGCCCTCAGGGTCCTGCTCCGTCTCACTAAGTGGACAGAGGGAAAGATCCTGGGTCTCTGACGTTGCTGGCGCCACATTCTCATCATGCATTTGTTACGAGAGAAACGTTTCAGCCAGTGTTAATCACCTTGTTTGCAGCTAGAAGCACTCCTAACTCATAGGGAATGTGAAGCAAAGTCCATAAGTACAAATCGTTTTTGGAAGGAGTAGttaggggaagaaaaatgaaataaaagaggtGTTGGGCTGCATCCcacaggcctacaaggcctgtaCTTACCCAGCTTCAAGATCAAAGAAAGAGCCCGGCGTCAGcagcagagacatcagtggtttaatgggTGGGGGAGCTTAAGTGTCCGAGACAACGTCCTAGAACGACACCCCACCATGTGCGGCGGGGCGGCAAGCAGGACATGGCAGCAGCCTTCGCTCCCAGGCCGgcttgtgtgtggggggggtggaattgacatcaggtgggctcattagttaccagggaaaccattagaggggcacgcccctcaccacccctttgataagaacGATCTCTAGCTGGGGCCTAGCGCAAGTATGTAgaaaggtcagtcatgtgagtagggtgtaagtgaagcaggcactggtcctgcgggggatgtacagagagcaagaggacAGCCATCTTGAGTGTCCTGACCACACAGGACTATAAAAAGTAGAGGCGATATGGAAGGAAGGCCCCTCAGCTTGAGACGGCGGCtctgttaccgagtccaagctcagaCTGCTCACTGCACGGCAGGCCAATAACTTGAGAGACGAGGTGTTGGGGCAAAGGAACAGCGactattcagaaagccagcagatcAAGAAGAtagtggactagtgtcccaaagaaccatcttccccgaggtagaattcaggcttctaatactaaaaggggaggg harbors:
- the GPS1 gene encoding COP9 signalosome complex subunit 1 isoform X14, producing the protein MPLPVQVFNLQQPASSVSGSGGAESQDRMRGGPAPRAAASSVADVHCAPPSGRSELFLPGTAGDFSLSASLSACTLLYEGAVEPMQIDVDPQEDPQNAPDVNYVVENPTLDLEQYAASYSGLMRIERLQFIADHCPPLRVEALKMALSFVQRTFNVDMYEEIHRKLLEAARELQNAPDAIPESGVEPPPLDTAWVEATRKKALLKLEKLDTDLKNYKGNSIKESIRRGHDDLGDHYLDCGDLSNALKCYSRARDYCTSAKHVINMCLNVIKVSVYLQNWSHVLSYVSKAESTPEIAEQRGERDTQTQAILTKLKCAAGLAELAARKYKQAAKCFLLASFDHCDFPELLSPSNVAVYGGLCALATFDRQELQRNVISSSSFKLFLELEPQVRDIIFKFYESKYASCLKMLDEMKDNLLLDMYLAPHVRTLYTQIRNRALIQYFSPYVSADMRKMATAFNTTVAALEDELTQLILEGLINARIDSHSKILYARDVDQRSTTFEKSLLMGKEFQRRAKAMILRAAVLRNQIHVKSPPREGSQGELTPANSQSRMSTNM
- the GPS1 gene encoding COP9 signalosome complex subunit 1 isoform X15, which gives rise to MPLPVQVFNLQQPASSVSGSGGAESQDRMRGGPAPRAAASSVADVHCAPPSGRSELFLPGTAGDFSLSASLSACTLLYEGAVEPMQIDVDPQEDPQNAPDVNYVVENPTLDLEQYAASYSGLMRIERLQFIADHCPPLRVEALKMALSFVQRTFNVDMYEEIHRKLLEAARELQNAPDAIPESGVEPPPLDTAWVEATRKKALLKLEKLDTDLKNYKGNSIKESIRRGHDDLGDHYLDCGDLSNALKCYSRARDYCTSAKHVINMCLNVIKVSVYLQNWSHVLSYVSKAESTPEIAERGERDTQTQAILTKLKCAAGLAELAARKYKQAAKCFLLASFDHCDFPELLSPSNVAVYGGLCALATFDRQELQRNVISSSSFKLFLELEPQVRDIIFKFYESKYASCLKMLDEMKDNLLLDMYLAPHVRTLYTQIRNRALIQYFSPYVSADMRKMATAFNTTVAALEDELTQLILEGLINARIDSHSKILYARDVDQRSTTFEKSLLMGKEFQRRAKAMILRAAVLRNQIHVKSPPREGSQGELTPANSQSRMSTNM
- the RFNG gene encoding beta-1,3-N-acetylglucosaminyltransferase radical fringe isoform X2; translation: MSRARGALCRACLALAAALAALLLLPLPLPRAPAPAPTRAPAPGPGPHAPPARPATAPRLRPDDVFIAVKTTRKNHGPRLGLLLRTWISRARRQTFIFTDGDDPELQLQEGSHVVNTNCSAVHTRQALCCKMSVEYDKFIESGRKWFCHVDDDNYVNPEGLLQLLATFSPSQDVYLGRPSLDHPIEATERVQGGGTVTTVKFWFATGGAGFCLSRGLALKMSPWASLGSFMSTAERVRLPDDCTVGYIVEGLLGARLLHSSLFHSHLESLQRLPPDTLLQQVTLSYGGPENPHNVVNVAGGFSLQQDPTRFKSVHCLLYPDTDWCPEQKQSDVASR
- the RFNG gene encoding beta-1,3-N-acetylglucosaminyltransferase radical fringe isoform X1; translation: MSRARGALCRACLALAAALAALLLLPLPLPRAPAPAPTRAPAPGPGPHAPPARPATAPRLRPDDVFIAVKTTRKNHGPRLGLLLRTWISRARRQTFIFTDGDDPELQLQEGSHVVNTNCSAVHTRQALCCKMSVEYDKFIESGRKWFCHVDDDNYVNPEGLLQLLATFSPSQDVYLGRPSLDHPIEATERVQGGGTVTTVKFWFATGGAGFCLSRGLALKMSPWASLGSFMSTAERVRLPDDCTVGYIVEGLLGARLLHSSLFHSHLESLQRLPPDTLLQQVTLSYGGPENPHNVVNVAGGFSLQQDPTRLTPTSLPGLSPSTAFFTRTRTGVLSRSRVTSPLGEPRRRPKYASGSAPGASGRRLPEGARTVLFPPGLQAATVTVSSREIRAPSKYSSWLGGLPTAPGRPG